In one Roseburia intestinalis L1-82 genomic region, the following are encoded:
- a CDS encoding PDDEXK nuclease domain-containing protein: protein MKKNNEIITNDIDKFPEFENIRNAILEAREKVATTVNFAMVSAYWTIGKQLHEAMSGDGSIYGKQLIKYVSVRLSEEFGQGFDERNLRNMRQFYEVYPKWNTVCSELSWSHYRLLMRIKEQEKREYYQNECVECGWSVRQLERQINSFYYERILATSEGKKAEVRGEIQSLEPNTEPKHLLKDPYILEFLGLEENKTYLEHELEQGLIDNLQNFLLELGKGFCFVARQKRITIDGDHYYIDLVFYNYILKCFVLIDLKTHKLTYQDIGQIDFYVKYFEENIKTEGDNPTIGIVLCSEKNETMVKYSVLNENDHLYASKYKLYMPTEEELKKEIERERFNIEQRLDDSDE from the coding sequence ATGAAAAAGAATAACGAAATTATCACAAATGATATAGATAAATTCCCAGAATTTGAAAATATAAGAAATGCAATATTAGAAGCACGAGAGAAAGTAGCTACAACGGTTAACTTTGCTATGGTATCCGCTTATTGGACGATAGGAAAACAGTTACATGAAGCAATGAGTGGTGATGGTTCTATTTATGGAAAACAACTGATAAAGTATGTTTCGGTAAGGTTAAGTGAAGAATTTGGGCAAGGATTTGATGAAAGAAATTTGCGTAATATGCGACAGTTTTATGAGGTCTATCCAAAATGGAACACAGTGTGTTCCGAATTGAGTTGGTCGCATTACAGATTGCTTATGCGTATAAAGGAACAAGAAAAAAGAGAGTATTATCAAAATGAATGTGTAGAATGTGGATGGAGTGTACGACAGTTAGAACGTCAGATAAATTCATTTTATTATGAGAGAATATTAGCCACTAGCGAAGGTAAAAAAGCAGAAGTAAGGGGAGAAATCCAATCACTGGAGCCTAATACAGAACCAAAGCATTTATTAAAAGATCCGTATATTTTAGAGTTTTTGGGTTTAGAGGAAAATAAGACATACCTGGAGCATGAACTGGAGCAGGGATTGATTGATAATTTGCAGAATTTTTTACTTGAATTGGGAAAAGGCTTTTGTTTTGTAGCAAGACAAAAAAGAATTACTATAGATGGGGATCATTACTACATCGACTTGGTGTTCTATAATTACATTCTAAAGTGTTTTGTTTTGATTGACTTGAAAACACATAAGCTCACATATCAGGACATCGGTCAAATTGATTTTTATGTAAAATACTTTGAGGAAAACATTAAAACGGAAGGAGATAATCCTACGATTGGAATTGTTCTTTGCTCGGAGAAAAATGAAACAATGGTTAAGTATTCCGTATTAAATGAGAATGATCATTTATATGCTTCAAAATATAAGTTATATATGCCAACAGAAGAAGAATTGAAGAAAGAGATAGAGCGTGAACGATTTAATATTGAACAAAGACTTGATGATTCAGATGAATAA
- a CDS encoding YodL domain-containing protein, whose protein sequence is MADAKTEKQKVQEITEKLEQGIKELFESEKYKTYLNTMSKFHNYSFNNTMLIAMQKPDATLVAGFKAWQKNFDRHVKKGEKGIRILAPAPYKIKEEQEKLDPVTGEIMLDKNGMPITEEVEIKIPAFRVVPVFDVSQTDGKELPDIGVNELSGRVEDYEDFMQALTEVSPVPITYEDIEGEAKGYFHTTDHRIAIQEGMSQSQTVKTAIHEVAHAKLHDREQNQDIDAVLDKDRNTKEVEAESVAYTVCQHFGIDTSDYSFGYIAGWSSDRDMKELKSSLDIIRKTASELITGIEDRLAELQKDRAVEQEQNKESILLIQNDDLTQYSLVSVVGMDRQELMDVLSAMSEDNKLSIQAYLESKGAWTTEIANEDTKEFGEYHLDVRYNTDTEELVDMKERKEIYDRAMEPVAAGDVVVKFSGSMGSEWEISKITNMSPDEVKKLLYDMALLNENEWDGDYNLYLKEHGAEMTLISSSAGLNEHAPQFFDFAYDADIGVSASTELSAIQQAENLINRMEHGATVFTDDERNLIVNYNYKLDDMEKTRELAEKLAYMIENQPVNEALTVIDAQAEIDALPDGRIGLSEMHEYGYSWNEMLPLTKDKATELFGEDVAVYQLHEDGSETLIEDLEELKEHEGIFGVEKDDWSAYLEHQSMKQELEESPANREAQLLFGSEDRFGIYQLKDTEEARDIHFMGMDYLESKGIAVTKENYDLLYTAPLEGGTNLEDIYTRFNIDRPADFRGHSLSVSDVVVLHQNGENTSHYVDSFGYREVPEFTKELMAEHTQEQTLVIDETTEILSEIAQEHADDEPDRENEVFLVNYNEWREVSMLDFEQNYFAIDDPYADGDFRLLHLQSQIKDITPAGVHCDTYEEAAAALYEAEREMANMPFNKENNIGFYMVNGRTQLERIMEARQLQKHMDIDNDKVSYYVIADLSTWAENSSERSKLERFDSISEAMEAFQAYRGKDAQYSDDKARTTFGVSVHGIEFDVIHVKNNENVLSLDFTHSSEAKESKHFMDDLQTLSDSIGIDKVRVHRDMTPEEVKDFVKRRFEHQLKQGGLDDISLYMSRFDTLYEQGKMEKLMPTANQKHIEENVPITEWDNPYFEVKEPEQMAFSIKDKFVSIQTCTEGYDYSVFDADYKLVDGGVYDNPDISIHAALKDVLEDFGLSEQDKRIPVDYEELMEKTEAVERERLSERIREEADSVVADFKAKTEELFNGINGQTQDDIEQTVWAYLQSKLDEYEIDVELVDVVVSGSRCRGLEKAGSDLDVVVEYKGREHEDDLFNVFNEDGLMIGGVKVDINPITEGKTGTLATYLPEVESYLAEKQAMQKASAVEAIPEKTITLTVAECGEFHSLGEFHENIASVEEAIAVWKSIPPERMNGIPSIGINIHTEGTERYEDVEMDILSGKVIDLEVLDYVPDITDEPKAIEVIAELIDKLPDIEVRGSLEKWQAAILASQIDQFSYDYDTYQYQDTVEDREAQVANITEDIRNGNTGYLNDFLNAVISEGVREGITDIFGEGVEIDDSEAVQTARRAKELLDKLAEYKPLAKVEELEEQNYNMIDNVLNNGAEKKEQEQIKGRISIKEKLAEKKAVIEQRDKAERTSPEKETEKKSQREM, encoded by the coding sequence ATGGCAGATGCTAAAACAGAAAAACAGAAAGTACAGGAAATAACGGAGAAGCTGGAGCAGGGTATCAAGGAGCTTTTTGAAAGCGAGAAGTACAAGACATATCTGAATACCATGTCAAAATTCCACAATTACAGCTTTAACAATACCATGTTAATCGCAATGCAAAAGCCTGACGCTACGTTAGTGGCCGGATTTAAGGCTTGGCAGAAGAATTTTGACAGGCACGTTAAGAAAGGGGAAAAGGGTATCCGTATCCTTGCTCCGGCACCGTACAAGATTAAGGAAGAACAGGAGAAACTTGATCCGGTAACGGGAGAGATTATGCTTGATAAGAACGGAATGCCCATTACGGAGGAAGTGGAGATTAAGATACCCGCCTTTCGTGTGGTTCCGGTCTTTGATGTGTCACAGACGGACGGAAAAGAGCTGCCGGATATAGGGGTAAATGAGCTTTCGGGAAGAGTGGAGGACTATGAGGATTTTATGCAGGCACTTACGGAGGTTTCCCCGGTTCCCATTACCTATGAAGATATAGAAGGGGAGGCAAAGGGATATTTCCACACCACAGACCACCGGATTGCCATACAGGAGGGCATGAGCCAGAGCCAGACCGTAAAGACCGCTATCCATGAGGTGGCACACGCAAAGCTCCATGACCGGGAACAGAATCAGGATATAGATGCGGTCTTAGACAAAGACCGCAACACAAAGGAAGTGGAAGCAGAGAGCGTTGCCTATACGGTGTGTCAGCACTTCGGCATTGATACCTCAGACTATTCCTTTGGGTATATCGCCGGATGGAGCAGTGACCGGGATATGAAAGAACTGAAATCTTCCCTTGATATCATACGAAAGACCGCTTCGGAGCTGATCACAGGCATTGAGGACAGGTTAGCAGAGTTACAGAAGGACAGGGCAGTGGAGCAGGAACAGAATAAGGAGAGTATTCTTCTGATACAGAATGATGATCTGACACAATACAGCCTTGTGAGTGTTGTGGGCATGGACAGACAGGAGCTTATGGACGTTCTTTCAGCCATGAGTGAGGACAATAAGCTGAGTATTCAAGCATATCTGGAGAGTAAAGGGGCATGGACTACCGAGATTGCCAACGAAGATACAAAAGAATTTGGAGAATACCACCTTGATGTCCGCTACAATACCGATACAGAGGAACTTGTGGATATGAAAGAACGAAAGGAAATCTATGATAGAGCAATGGAGCCTGTTGCTGCCGGAGATGTAGTGGTAAAATTCTCCGGTTCGATGGGAAGTGAATGGGAGATTTCCAAAATCACAAATATGTCCCCGGATGAAGTTAAAAAGCTGCTTTATGATATGGCGCTGCTTAACGAGAATGAGTGGGACGGAGATTATAATTTGTATCTGAAAGAACATGGGGCAGAAATGACTTTGATTAGTTCCAGTGCCGGACTGAATGAACACGCACCGCAGTTTTTTGATTTTGCATACGATGCAGATATAGGCGTGAGTGCATCAACGGAATTGTCTGCCATACAGCAGGCAGAGAACCTTATCAACCGCATGGAGCATGGGGCAACGGTCTTTACGGATGATGAGAGAAATCTGATTGTGAATTACAATTACAAGCTCGATGACATGGAAAAGACAAGAGAATTGGCGGAGAAACTTGCATACATGATAGAAAATCAGCCTGTCAATGAAGCGCTTACTGTCATAGATGCACAGGCGGAGATTGATGCACTTCCGGATGGCAGGATAGGTCTTTCTGAGATGCATGAGTATGGTTATTCCTGGAATGAAATGCTGCCTTTGACAAAGGATAAGGCAACAGAGCTTTTCGGGGAAGATGTGGCTGTGTATCAGCTCCATGAGGACGGTTCCGAAACGCTCATTGAAGATTTGGAAGAATTAAAGGAGCATGAGGGCATTTTCGGAGTGGAAAAGGACGATTGGAGTGCCTATCTGGAACACCAGAGTATGAAACAGGAGTTAGAGGAAAGCCCTGCAAACAGGGAAGCACAGCTTCTATTTGGCAGTGAGGACAGATTTGGCATATATCAGCTCAAAGATACAGAGGAAGCAAGGGACATTCACTTTATGGGAATGGACTATCTTGAAAGCAAGGGCATTGCGGTTACAAAGGAGAATTATGATCTGCTTTATACCGCACCGTTAGAGGGGGGCACAAACCTTGAAGATATTTACACCCGCTTTAATATAGATCGTCCGGCAGATTTTCGGGGACATTCCCTTTCCGTCAGTGATGTGGTGGTGCTTCATCAGAACGGAGAGAATACAAGCCATTATGTGGATTCCTTTGGTTACAGGGAAGTGCCGGAATTTACAAAGGAGCTTATGGCAGAGCATACACAAGAACAGACTTTGGTCATTGATGAAACAACGGAGATCCTTTCGGAGATAGCACAGGAACATGCAGACGATGAACCGGACAGGGAAAATGAAGTGTTCCTCGTCAATTACAACGAATGGCGTGAGGTCAGTATGCTTGACTTTGAACAGAATTACTTTGCCATTGACGATCCGTATGCAGACGGGGATTTCAGGCTTTTGCATTTGCAAAGCCAGATCAAGGACATCACACCAGCAGGAGTGCATTGCGATACCTATGAGGAAGCTGCGGCTGCTTTATATGAAGCAGAGCGGGAAATGGCGAATATGCCTTTCAACAAGGAAAATAACATTGGTTTCTACATGGTAAACGGAAGGACACAGCTTGAGCGCATCATGGAAGCAAGACAGCTTCAGAAGCATATGGATATTGATAATGACAAGGTATCCTACTATGTCATTGCCGATTTAAGCACATGGGCAGAGAACAGCTCAGAAAGGAGCAAGCTGGAGCGTTTTGACAGCATTTCTGAAGCAATGGAAGCCTTTCAGGCTTATCGTGGCAAAGATGCACAGTACAGCGATGACAAGGCAAGGACAACCTTTGGTGTCAGTGTGCATGGCATTGAATTTGATGTAATCCATGTAAAGAATAACGAAAACGTCCTTTCCCTTGATTTTACCCACAGCAGTGAAGCAAAGGAAAGTAAGCACTTCATGGACGATTTGCAGACGTTGAGTGACAGTATCGGCATCGACAAGGTAAGAGTACACCGGGATATGACACCGGAGGAAGTGAAAGACTTTGTGAAGCGGCGTTTTGAACATCAGTTGAAACAGGGCGGTCTTGATGATATTTCCCTTTATATGAGCCGGTTCGATACGCTCTATGAACAGGGCAAGATGGAGAAGTTAATGCCTACTGCCAACCAAAAGCACATCGAGGAAAATGTACCGATTACGGAGTGGGATAATCCGTATTTTGAGGTAAAAGAGCCGGAGCAGATGGCATTTTCCATAAAAGATAAATTTGTCAGCATACAGACCTGTACGGAGGGATATGATTATTCCGTTTTTGATGCGGATTATAAGCTGGTTGACGGTGGCGTGTATGATAATCCTGATATTTCCATTCATGCGGCGTTAAAGGACGTTCTGGAGGACTTTGGACTGTCGGAACAGGATAAGCGTATTCCGGTGGACTATGAGGAGCTTATGGAGAAAACAGAAGCGGTGGAGCGTGAACGGTTAAGCGAGCGTATCCGGGAGGAAGCAGACAGTGTTGTTGCTGATTTCAAGGCAAAGACAGAGGAATTATTTAACGGAATCAACGGACAGACACAGGACGATATAGAGCAGACGGTATGGGCATATCTGCAATCCAAGCTTGACGAGTATGAGATAGATGTTGAGCTTGTGGATGTGGTGGTGTCCGGAAGCAGATGCAGAGGTCTGGAGAAAGCAGGCTCCGATCTGGATGTGGTTGTGGAGTATAAGGGCAGGGAGCATGAAGATGATCTGTTCAATGTCTTTAACGAGGACGGTCTTATGATTGGCGGGGTAAAGGTTGACATCAATCCTATCACAGAGGGCAAGACCGGAACACTTGCAACTTATCTTCCGGAAGTGGAAAGCTATCTTGCAGAGAAACAGGCAATGCAGAAAGCGTCTGCTGTGGAAGCCATACCGGAGAAAACCATTACCTTAACGGTTGCAGAGTGCGGCGAATTTCACAGTCTGGGAGAGTTCCATGAGAATATCGCAAGCGTGGAGGAAGCAATCGCTGTGTGGAAAAGCATACCGCCGGAGCGCATGAATGGGATTCCGAGTATCGGCATTAACATACACACCGAGGGAACCGAGCGTTATGAGGACGTGGAAATGGATATTCTCTCCGGCAAGGTCATTGATCTGGAGGTTTTGGATTATGTACCGGACATAACAGACGAGCCGAAAGCAATCGAGGTCATAGCGGAGCTGATTGACAAGTTACCGGACATTGAGGTGCGTGGTTCACTGGAGAAGTGGCAGGCGGCTATCCTTGCTTCTCAGATAGACCAGTTTTCCTACGATTATGATACCTATCAGTATCAGGATACGGTTGAGGACAGGGAAGCACAGGTTGCTAACATCACTGAGGACATCAGAAACGGAAATACCGGGTATCTGAATGACTTTCTCAATGCGGTCATTTCTGAAGGCGTCAGAGAGGGTATAACGGACATTTTCGGAGAGGGTGTGGAGATTGATGACAGCGAAGCGGTTCAGACTGCGAGAAGGGCGAAGGAGCTGCTTGACAAGCTGGCAGAATACAAGCCGCTTGCAAAGGTGGAGGAGCTTGAAGAACAAAATTACAACATGATTGATAATGTCTTAAACAATGGAGCGGAGAAAAAGGAACAGGAGCAGATCAAAGGCAGAATTTCCATAAAAGAGAAGTTGGCAGAGAAAAAGGCAGTCATAGAGCAGAGGGATAAGGCGGAACGTACTTCACCGGAAAAGGAAACCGAGAAAAAATCACAGAGGGAGATGTAA
- a CDS encoding transposon-transfer assisting family protein, whose protein sequence is MSKFTVEEINFMCVFETQDRTDMIGQIRQVMPHIKDSDMEELGEQVLGKLQSITDEEFAEISLEAAEDM, encoded by the coding sequence ATGAGTAAATTCACAGTAGAAGAAATCAATTTCATGTGTGTGTTTGAGACACAGGACAGGACGGATATGATTGGGCAGATCAGACAGGTAATGCCGCACATAAAGGACAGCGATATGGAGGAGCTTGGAGAGCAGGTGTTAGGTAAGCTCCAGAGCATCACCGATGAGGAATTTGCAGAAATTTCTCTGGAAGCGGCAGAAGATATGTAG
- a CDS encoding relaxase/mobilization nuclease domain-containing protein has product MAYTKIHAIKATVDKAIDYICNPEKTDEKMFVSSYACSPETAAYDFKYTLDHCRENSPNKAYHLIQAFAPGEVGFEEAHRIGKELADKLLEGKYSYIVTTHIDKGHVHNHIIFCAADNIEHNKYHDCKQSYYHIRKLSDELCREHNLSVIIPGDQRGRKYKEWQSDQNGSAWKTQIRKDINFCIKSASTYEEFLLLMRAKGYEIKGETFEEGAAKYISFRPLDKERFVRGSAKSLGKEYTKERIRERIERKRERKAVIPKRDYSARRLIDTSDEKFKSSPGLQRWAAIENLKIAAQSYNEVGSLAELEHKIAVKTEAGKSAKQSVVELEHRIKDLAEIIKYAQQYKDNRSYHIGYKKAKNPDAYFRRYESQIILYGGARRMLEQADISLKGLNVDKLKAEYQKLMKQKSELTSTYKNCEKEVRELKRKQENLNQYLGRTQPDPAQEQQEKSKNQTL; this is encoded by the coding sequence ATGGCGTACACAAAAATCCATGCTATCAAAGCAACCGTTGATAAAGCGATAGACTACATCTGCAACCCCGAAAAGACCGATGAAAAAATGTTCGTTTCCTCTTATGCCTGTTCTCCGGAAACCGCAGCTTATGACTTCAAATATACTCTCGACCACTGCCGGGAAAACAGTCCCAACAAAGCCTATCATCTGATACAGGCTTTTGCTCCGGGAGAGGTTGGTTTTGAAGAAGCACACCGCATTGGAAAGGAACTTGCAGATAAACTTTTAGAGGGGAAATATTCGTATATTGTAACCACCCATATTGATAAAGGACACGTTCATAATCACATCATTTTTTGCGCTGCTGACAACATCGAACATAACAAATATCACGACTGCAAACAGTCCTATTATCACATCCGGAAACTGAGTGATGAGCTGTGCAGGGAGCACAATCTTTCCGTCATCATTCCGGGTGATCAGCGTGGCAGAAAATACAAAGAATGGCAGTCTGATCAGAATGGTTCTGCATGGAAAACGCAGATCAGAAAGGACATCAATTTCTGTATCAAGTCGGCTTCCACTTATGAAGAATTTCTGCTTCTGATGAGAGCCAAAGGGTATGAAATCAAGGGGGAAACTTTTGAAGAAGGAGCTGCCAAATACATCTCATTCCGCCCTCTAGATAAAGAGCGTTTTGTGCGTGGCAGTGCGAAGTCTTTGGGTAAGGAATACACAAAGGAACGTATCAGGGAACGCATTGAAAGGAAACGGGAACGAAAGGCAGTGATTCCCAAAAGGGACTACTCTGCCCGCAGGCTCATTGACACCTCTGACGAAAAATTCAAAAGCAGTCCGGGACTGCAAAGGTGGGCTGCCATCGAGAATTTAAAGATTGCCGCACAGAGCTATAATGAGGTTGGTTCCCTTGCAGAACTGGAACACAAAATTGCAGTGAAAACCGAAGCCGGAAAGTCTGCAAAGCAGAGCGTGGTGGAACTGGAACACCGCATCAAAGACCTTGCGGAAATCATCAAATACGCACAGCAGTACAAAGACAACCGCTCCTATCATATCGGCTACAAAAAAGCCAAGAACCCTGACGCATATTTCCGCAGATACGAAAGCCAGATTATTCTTTATGGCGGCGCCAGACGTATGCTTGAACAGGCGGACATAAGCTTAAAGGGATTGAATGTCGATAAACTAAAAGCTGAGTATCAGAAACTGATGAAGCAGAAAAGCGAGCTGACTTCCACCTATAAAAATTGTGAAAAGGAAGTGCGTGAGCTGAAACGGAAACAGGAAAATCTCAATCAGTATCTCGGACGGACACAGCCCGATCCGGCACAGGAACAGCAGGAAAAAAGTAAAAATCAGACTTTATAA
- a CDS encoding winged helix-turn-helix domain-containing protein yields the protein MVGYRNYSFVLTRALAVDKCNKAGDVYGKMLVLTFEDNEDAMMNRILSFINTRDEITQMSDLNNHLLNFKGLLIDEVQRVIIRENQEIDLTYTEFEILKLLAKHSGIVFSKEQIYDIVWKESYSGDYNIVMSHIRNIREKIEDNPSKPIYIQTVWGVGYRFNKNLIA from the coding sequence TTGGTTGGATATAGGAATTATTCTTTTGTATTGACCAGAGCTTTAGCAGTAGATAAATGTAATAAGGCAGGTGATGTGTATGGGAAAATGTTAGTTCTGACATTTGAGGATAATGAGGATGCTATGATGAACCGCATACTATCGTTTATAAATACCAGAGATGAAATTACTCAGATGTCAGATTTGAATAATCATCTGTTGAATTTCAAAGGTCTTCTGATTGACGAGGTTCAACGGGTGATAATTCGGGAGAATCAGGAGATAGATCTTACCTATACCGAGTTTGAAATCTTGAAGCTTCTTGCAAAGCATTCGGGAATAGTGTTCAGCAAGGAACAGATTTATGACATTGTGTGGAAGGAATCCTATTCCGGTGATTACAACATCGTCATGAGCCATATCCGGAATATCCGGGAGAAGATAGAGGATAACCCAAGTAAGCCAATCTATATACAGACGGTATGGGGCGTCGGCTATCGTTTCAATAAAAATTTGATAGCATAG
- a CDS encoding ACT domain-containing protein, which translates to MTISFAISTFNTDYVLIKSKNFSKAIELLSKTGYRVAE; encoded by the coding sequence TTGACAATATCATTTGCTATATCTACGTTTAATACGGATTATGTTTTAATAAAATCAAAAAATTTTTCAAAAGCAATAGAGCTGTTGTCAAAAACAGGGTATAGAGTTGCAGAATAA
- a CDS encoding transposase: protein MARNQRTYDNEYKAQAVKLAQEIGGAKAAKELGIPDGTIYCWVKAFKEGRLSASEASHTPKNALSLNDELIELRKRVKEQDKEIRRLKEENEFLEEASAFFAASRRKSAKNRD, encoded by the coding sequence ATGGCACGAAATCAAAGAACCTATGACAACGAATACAAAGCACAGGCAGTTAAGCTTGCTCAGGAAATAGGCGGAGCCAAAGCAGCTAAAGAACTGGGCATACCAGATGGCACGATTTACTGCTGGGTAAAAGCATTTAAAGAAGGACGCCTTAGCGCTTCAGAAGCATCCCATACTCCTAAAAATGCTTTATCACTTAATGATGAGCTTATCGAACTCAGAAAACGTGTGAAAGAGCAGGATAAGGAAATCCGTCGTTTAAAGGAAGAAAATGAATTTCTTGAGGAAGCAAGTGCTTTTTTCGCAGCCAGCCGTCGGAAGTCAGCAAAAAACAGAGATTAA
- a CDS encoding IS3 family transposase, with translation MFIAIKTDDGRIKGKNSFYCRALHVSRQAFNKYLKTKATPWKYQPLADAMVAICREDECNDTYGRIRMYQALQLKQPEGVDIPGERTVYRVMEEIGLTHKPKRKPNGITKADKEARKSDDLIKRDFSAEKPLEKCITDMTEIKASDGKLYVSAIFDCYDLAVLGLAMDTNMKATLCEQTLDNAYKAYPMLRGAILHSDRGTQYTSELYRNAINKYGILQSMNSAGGRCHDNARCESMWARFKEELLYGRYDATSMTVEELKTLIWRYFISYWNNRRICSANGGLPPMVKRQQYYTSLQEAA, from the coding sequence ATGTTTATTGCAATCAAAACGGATGACGGCAGGATCAAGGGTAAAAATTCTTTTTATTGCAGAGCACTTCATGTTTCCAGACAGGCATTCAATAAATATCTAAAAACAAAAGCGACTCCTTGGAAATATCAGCCGTTGGCAGATGCGATGGTTGCTATTTGCCGAGAAGATGAATGCAATGATACATATGGAAGGATCCGTATGTATCAGGCGTTGCAGCTCAAACAGCCGGAAGGAGTAGACATTCCTGGTGAGAGAACTGTTTATCGTGTCATGGAAGAAATTGGTCTTACTCATAAACCGAAGCGTAAGCCTAACGGTATTACCAAAGCAGATAAAGAAGCTCGGAAATCAGATGATTTAATTAAGCGGGACTTTTCAGCTGAGAAACCTCTCGAAAAGTGTATTACAGATATGACTGAAATAAAGGCTTCCGATGGAAAACTGTATGTTTCAGCTATCTTTGACTGCTACGATTTAGCAGTGTTAGGTCTGGCTATGGATACGAATATGAAAGCTACCCTTTGTGAACAAACCTTAGATAATGCCTATAAAGCATATCCGATGCTCCGGGGTGCCATTCTTCACAGTGACAGAGGTACACAGTATACTAGCGAGTTGTACCGTAACGCAATCAATAAATATGGCATTCTTCAAAGTATGAACAGTGCCGGTGGCAGATGCCATGACAATGCAAGATGTGAAAGTATGTGGGCACGATTCAAAGAAGAATTACTTTATGGACGCTACGACGCCACCTCAATGACTGTAGAAGAGTTAAAAACTCTTATTTGGAGATATTTTATCAGTTATTGGAATAATCGGAGAATCTGCTCTGCTAATGGTGGACTACCTCCGATGGTTAAGCGGCAACAATACTATACTTCACTACAAGAGGCAGCATAA
- a CDS encoding IS110 family RNA-guided transposase, with protein MKIYVGIDIAKLNHFAAAISSDGEIIIEPFKFTNDADGFQLLVSKLESFDKNSLIIGLESTAHYGDNLVRYLVTELYQVCVLNPIKTCQMRKNNVRKTKTDKVDTYVIAKTLMMQDNLRFVSFFDLDMMDLKALGRFRQKTIKQRTRLKIQLTTYVDQVFPEIQYFFKSGLHQHAVYALLKEAPSPKEIASMHMTHLANLLKVNSHGHFTKEQAKELRVLAQKSVGANDSAISIQITQTIQQIELLDSQLEKIEAEMTDIMKFNDSVIMTIPGIGYINGGMILGEIGDIHRFSNPNKLLAFAGLDPSVYQSGNFQAKTTRMSKRGSRVLRYALVNAAWNVVRNNATFKAYYDAKRAEGRSHYNALGHCAGKLVRVIWKMLTGEVEFNLE; from the coding sequence ATGAAAATTTACGTAGGCATTGATATTGCCAAACTTAATCATTTCGCCGCTGCGATTTCTTCCGACGGTGAAATAATCATTGAGCCGTTCAAATTCACAAATGACGCTGATGGCTTCCAACTGCTGGTCTCTAAACTCGAATCATTCGATAAGAACAGCCTCATCATCGGTCTTGAGTCAACGGCACACTACGGTGACAACCTTGTTCGATACCTTGTTACTGAGCTTTACCAAGTGTGTGTGTTGAACCCCATCAAAACCTGTCAAATGCGAAAAAATAACGTTCGCAAAACTAAGACAGATAAGGTCGACACTTACGTGATTGCTAAAACTCTTATGATGCAGGACAACCTCAGATTCGTCAGCTTCTTCGATCTCGATATGATGGATCTTAAGGCATTGGGACGTTTCCGTCAGAAAACCATAAAGCAACGTACCCGATTGAAAATTCAACTGACAACCTATGTTGATCAGGTCTTTCCGGAGATTCAATACTTTTTCAAATCCGGTCTGCATCAACACGCTGTCTATGCTTTATTAAAAGAAGCACCTTCTCCAAAAGAGATTGCTTCCATGCATATGACTCATCTGGCAAATCTGCTCAAAGTGAACTCACACGGACACTTTACCAAAGAACAGGCCAAAGAATTAAGAGTTCTCGCACAGAAGTCTGTCGGTGCTAACGACAGCGCTATATCTATTCAGATAACTCAAACCATTCAACAAATCGAGTTACTGGATAGCCAATTAGAAAAGATTGAAGCTGAGATGACGGATATCATGAAATTCAACGATTCTGTCATCATGACCATTCCTGGTATCGGTTATATCAATGGTGGAATGATTCTTGGTGAAATAGGTGATATTCACCGTTTCTCCAATCCTAACAAGCTGCTTGCTTTTGCCGGTTTGGATCCTTCTGTTTATCAGTCTGGTAACTTTCAGGCTAAGACAACAAGGATGTCCAAACGTGGCTCTCGTGTTTTACGATATGCCCTTGTAAATGCAGCTTGGAACGTTGTCAGAAACAACGCAACCTTCAAGGCTTATTATGATGCCAAGAGGGCTGAAGGCCGGTCTCACTACAATGCACTTGGGCACTGTGCCGGCAAGCTTGTCAGAGTCATCTGGAAGATGCTCACTGGCGAAGTAGAATTCAACCTCGAATAA